In Silvanigrella paludirubra, the following are encoded in one genomic region:
- a CDS encoding DegT/DnrJ/EryC1/StrS family aminotransferase — MNQSQNQILNQIPSIPFIDLKTQQELIRSNVDLAIQKVLDHGQYIMGPEVHELEKQLSSFCGAKHVISCANGTDALGIALMAKNVGPGDAIFVPSFTFAATAEVVAWTGATPIFIDSHPDTYNMDPRSLEIGIHTAKKLGLRPSAIIPVDLFGQPADYDAIQAIANEYHLWILADGAQSFGAKYKDKYVGNIGEIATTSFFPAKPLGCYGDGGAIFTNDDEIAAIIKSLRVHGQGTDKYDNVRIGMNGRLDTIQAAILIEKLKIFNKEIEHRQFIADLYNKELKNIVQIPHVLENVSSVWAQYTIRLPKKCNRSKLMTDLKAFGIPSMIYYVKPLHLQKAYQTYPVAGQQSLEICDVLSEDVLSLPMSGYIDEKSALYVTEYLKMLLNSN, encoded by the coding sequence ATGAATCAATCTCAAAACCAGATACTCAATCAAATACCGTCGATTCCTTTCATTGATTTAAAAACTCAGCAAGAGCTTATTCGCTCAAATGTTGATTTGGCAATTCAAAAAGTTTTAGATCATGGTCAGTATATTATGGGACCAGAAGTCCATGAGCTAGAGAAACAACTTAGCTCATTTTGTGGAGCTAAGCATGTTATTAGCTGTGCAAATGGCACTGATGCGCTTGGTATTGCTTTAATGGCAAAAAATGTTGGGCCAGGTGATGCTATTTTTGTGCCAAGTTTTACATTTGCTGCAACTGCGGAAGTTGTTGCTTGGACGGGAGCAACACCAATATTTATTGACTCACATCCAGATACATACAACATGGATCCAAGAAGTCTAGAAATCGGAATTCATACTGCAAAAAAGTTGGGGTTAAGACCGAGTGCAATTATACCAGTAGATCTTTTTGGGCAACCTGCAGATTATGATGCCATTCAAGCAATTGCTAATGAATATCATTTATGGATATTAGCTGATGGTGCGCAAAGTTTTGGAGCAAAATATAAAGATAAATATGTTGGTAATATTGGTGAAATTGCAACTACAAGTTTTTTTCCAGCTAAACCATTAGGTTGTTATGGTGATGGGGGGGCTATTTTCACAAATGATGATGAAATTGCTGCTATTATAAAGTCACTTCGCGTGCATGGCCAAGGAACAGATAAATACGATAATGTGCGAATTGGTATGAATGGAAGATTAGATACAATTCAAGCAGCTATTTTAATAGAAAAATTAAAGATTTTTAATAAAGAAATTGAACACAGACAATTTATTGCTGACTTATACAATAAAGAATTAAAAAATATTGTTCAAATCCCTCATGTGTTAGAAAATGTGAGTTCTGTTTGGGCTCAATACACAATTAGATTGCCTAAAAAATGTAATCGCTCAAAACTTATGACCGATTTAAAAGCTTTTGGAATTCCTTCAATGATTTATTATGTAAAACCATTACATCTGCAAAAAGCTTATCAAACATATCCAGTTGCTGGTCAACAAAGTTTGGAGATCTGTGACGTTCTTTCAGAGGATGTATTAAGTTTACCAATGAGCGGTTATATTGATGAAAAAAGTGCTTTATATGTTACTGAA
- a CDS encoding Gfo/Idh/MocA family oxidoreductase, with protein MSNIKISVVGCGYWGKNLVRNFFDLGVLDSVCDSHSELADEMQKKYNVPSLSFDQVLQSDVDGVVIAAPAAQHFALVKKALLAGKNVFVEKPISLRIEDAQNLHELAIKSKKILMVGHLLQYHPAFLKLKQLISEGSLGKLQYLCSNRLNLGKFRNEENILWSFAPHDISMILGLAGSLPDKVYATGSCHLNPNIHDVTTTHMTFKNGIHAHIFVSWLHPFKEQKLVVIGERGMAVFDDSLSWNDKLTIYPNQINWVDGFPQPSKSEATKINLVSSEPLKIECEHFIDCIQNKIVPRTDSSEGIRVLQVLEAAQKSLKTQSATNVINEDLPFYKHESALIDDGCEIGNDTKIWHFSHILKGSKLGNHCVIGQNVMIGPDVTIGNKCKIQNNVSLYKGVILEDGVFCGPSCVFTNVHNPRAEIERKDEFRLTYVERGVTIGANATIVCGVRLGAYCFVGAGAVVTKNIKPHALVVGNAAKQIGWMSHAGEKLGDDLICPKEGRRYSVNHKGYLEEIINNESISKPDTQSNTVDSFH; from the coding sequence ATGAGCAATATAAAAATTTCGGTAGTTGGATGTGGGTACTGGGGAAAAAATCTTGTTCGGAATTTTTTTGATCTTGGAGTTTTAGACTCTGTATGTGATTCTCATTCCGAATTAGCGGATGAAATGCAAAAAAAATATAATGTCCCTTCACTTTCTTTTGATCAAGTGTTGCAAAGTGATGTTGATGGAGTTGTTATAGCGGCTCCTGCGGCTCAGCATTTTGCTCTGGTCAAAAAAGCTTTGCTTGCAGGTAAAAATGTTTTTGTTGAAAAACCAATATCACTTAGAATAGAAGATGCTCAAAATCTTCATGAGTTAGCTATAAAATCAAAAAAAATCTTGATGGTAGGTCATTTGCTTCAGTACCATCCTGCTTTCTTAAAGCTAAAGCAATTAATATCTGAAGGTAGCCTTGGAAAACTTCAGTATCTTTGTTCAAATAGATTAAATCTTGGAAAATTCCGTAATGAAGAAAATATTCTTTGGAGTTTTGCTCCTCATGATATTTCTATGATTTTAGGCCTCGCAGGCTCTTTACCTGATAAAGTATACGCTACAGGATCATGTCATTTAAATCCAAATATTCACGATGTGACAACTACTCATATGACCTTTAAAAATGGTATTCATGCTCATATATTTGTTTCATGGCTTCATCCATTTAAGGAACAAAAATTAGTCGTAATTGGTGAGCGTGGAATGGCTGTTTTCGATGATAGTTTATCTTGGAATGATAAATTAACAATATATCCTAATCAAATAAATTGGGTTGACGGTTTTCCTCAGCCATCAAAATCTGAGGCGACAAAAATTAATTTAGTAAGTTCTGAGCCATTAAAGATTGAATGTGAACATTTTATAGATTGTATTCAAAATAAAATAGTACCTAGAACAGATTCTTCTGAAGGAATTCGAGTCCTTCAGGTATTAGAAGCAGCTCAAAAGTCATTAAAAACTCAATCAGCTACTAATGTAATAAATGAAGATTTGCCATTTTATAAGCATGAATCTGCTTTGATTGATGACGGTTGTGAAATAGGAAATGATACAAAAATTTGGCATTTTTCTCATATTTTAAAAGGTTCTAAATTAGGTAATCATTGTGTCATTGGTCAGAATGTAATGATAGGTCCTGATGTTACTATTGGAAATAAATGCAAAATCCAAAATAACGTAAGTCTATATAAAGGAGTCATTCTAGAAGATGGAGTATTTTGCGGACCTTCTTGTGTCTTTACAAATGTTCATAATCCTAGAGCTGAAATAGAAAGAAAAGATGAGTTTAGGTTAACATATGTAGAAAGAGGCGTTACAATTGGTGCGAATGCTACAATCGTATGTGGTGTTCGACTTGGCGCTTACTGTTTTGTTGGCGCAGGTGCTGTTGTTACTAAAAATATTAAACCACATGCTTTAGTTGTTGGCAACGCGGCGAAACAAATTGGATGGATGAGTCATGCAGGAGAAAAACTTGGTGATGATCTCATATGTCCTAAAGAAGGTCGTCGCTATAGTGTTAATCACAAAGGCTATTTAGAAGAGATCATAAACAATGAATCAATCTCAAAACCAGATACTCAATCAAATACCGTCGATTCCTTTCATTGA
- a CDS encoding glycosyltransferase codes for MKIVLVTLFFPPTNSIASLRLYSFAKQWEKEGHEITIITFPKNDKDNYDLNLDIKNFKIIEMYSIFNSIQNFYRKKIKKNFTSNVTSASTNKNNYISTLKNRFLNFIKNKFIQISHKKGILGIYRMPDPKDFWIRKASKFITNEIKPDLIVSSCGPYSTHLVAYFAKRKNKNIKWIADYRDLWTSNPFYSGIFPFNRVEKIIEKYILKKANLITTVSHGLKNELEIMLDQNVYVVENGFDEDDSKNISNTPFYPNDDIIRLIYTGTIYEKYYQSIELLFNLIAESVKIKPLLKINLIFYSKYSPTLESLIKKHNLSNYVFQSGYLSREECLMAQRDSTINILLGLNDYKFNGVLSGKIFEYIYSKTPILCINYNTNSEIFKIFKDTNAIYTNINSINEFSLFNKKLLEYKSINKKEFSENEFPYSRATLASNLLKKALTT; via the coding sequence ATGAAAATTGTTTTGGTAACATTGTTTTTTCCTCCCACTAACTCAATCGCTTCTTTAAGACTTTATTCATTTGCAAAACAATGGGAAAAAGAAGGACATGAAATAACAATTATAACTTTCCCTAAAAATGATAAAGATAATTATGATTTAAACTTAGATATTAAAAACTTTAAAATAATTGAAATGTATTCTATATTTAATTCAATACAAAATTTCTATAGAAAAAAAATTAAAAAAAACTTCACTTCAAACGTAACATCAGCTTCTACAAATAAAAATAATTATATAAGCACCCTCAAAAATAGATTTTTGAACTTTATTAAAAATAAATTTATCCAAATATCTCATAAAAAGGGGATCCTAGGAATATATCGAATGCCAGATCCTAAGGATTTTTGGATTCGTAAAGCAAGCAAATTCATAACAAATGAAATAAAACCTGATTTAATTGTAAGCTCATGCGGACCATATTCAACTCATTTAGTAGCTTATTTCGCAAAAAGAAAAAATAAAAATATAAAATGGATTGCTGATTACCGTGATTTATGGACCTCAAATCCCTTCTATTCTGGTATTTTTCCATTCAATAGAGTAGAAAAAATTATTGAAAAATATATTTTAAAAAAGGCAAATTTAATTACAACAGTTAGCCATGGCTTAAAGAATGAACTTGAAATCATGCTTGATCAAAACGTTTATGTTGTTGAGAACGGGTTTGATGAAGATGATTCAAAAAATATTTCTAATACACCTTTTTACCCTAATGATGACATAATTAGATTAATTTACACAGGAACTATTTATGAAAAATATTATCAATCTATTGAATTATTATTCAACTTAATCGCAGAATCTGTTAAAATAAAACCCTTGTTAAAAATAAATTTAATATTTTACTCAAAATATTCACCTACATTAGAAAGTCTTATTAAAAAACATAATTTAAGCAATTATGTTTTTCAATCAGGTTATTTATCAAGAGAAGAATGTCTTATGGCACAAAGAGATTCTACTATTAATATTTTATTAGGCTTGAATGATTATAAATTTAATGGAGTTTTATCTGGAAAAATATTTGAGTATATATATTCAAAAACACCAATTTTATGTATTAATTATAATACAAATTCAGAAATTTTTAAGATTTTTAAAGACACAAATGCAATATACACAAATATTAATAGCATTAATGAATTTAGCTTATTTAATAAAAAATTACTAGAATATAAAAGCATAAATAAAAAAGAATTTAGCGAAAATGAATTTCCCTATTCAAGAGCAACTTTAGCTTCAAATTTATTAAAAAAAGCTTTAACAACATAA
- a CDS encoding glycosyltransferase family 2 protein: protein MNLNDLVSICIVNWNSGDLLNNCLKSISNQTPNIEVIIFDNASSDKSIINIENKFPTLDLKIIKSDLNLGFGKACNILSKNSSKPYILFLNPDTEINKNALTKPIQFLLNNQNVAVCGIMLLNNANEVSRSCARFPKFLNLIFTSLGLNKLSGKLFKSFHMHEWDHKTSSYVDHVIGAFYLIKKDIFEKLQGFDEDYFLYFEDLDLSKRVQKSGYKIFYMTDACAFHIGGGTTDKIRDKRLYLSIKSKLLYSKKHLFKIEYFTVLFFTLTVEFLVRILILALTLKYKEVIHTIRGYKMLYRDFIKAFYFRFIKNEK from the coding sequence ATGAATTTAAATGATTTAGTAAGTATTTGTATTGTCAATTGGAACTCTGGAGATTTATTAAACAACTGTTTAAAATCAATTTCAAATCAAACCCCAAATATTGAGGTAATTATATTCGATAATGCATCCAGTGACAAATCAATTATTAATATAGAAAATAAATTTCCAACATTAGACTTAAAAATAATAAAAAGTGATTTAAACTTAGGTTTTGGAAAAGCTTGTAACATATTATCTAAAAACAGTTCAAAACCATATATATTATTTTTAAATCCCGATACTGAAATCAATAAAAATGCGTTAACTAAACCAATTCAGTTTTTATTAAATAATCAGAATGTTGCCGTTTGTGGTATTATGTTATTAAATAATGCAAATGAAGTTTCTCGTTCCTGTGCTAGATTTCCTAAATTTCTTAATCTTATTTTTACATCTTTAGGATTGAATAAATTATCTGGAAAACTATTTAAATCTTTTCATATGCATGAATGGGATCATAAAACAAGTTCGTATGTCGACCATGTAATTGGAGCTTTTTATTTAATTAAAAAAGATATATTTGAAAAATTGCAAGGATTTGATGAAGATTATTTTCTTTATTTTGAAGATCTAGATCTTTCAAAAAGAGTTCAAAAAAGTGGTTATAAAATATTTTATATGACTGATGCATGCGCATTTCATATAGGAGGAGGAACGACTGATAAAATAAGAGATAAAAGACTCTATTTATCGATTAAAAGTAAATTGTTATACTCAAAAAAGCATTTATTTAAAATTGAATATTTTACAGTCCTCTTTTTCACTTTAACAGTTGAGTTTTTAGTACGAATATTAATCCTAGCACTTACTCTTAAGTATAAAGAAGTAATTCATACTATTAGAGGTTACAAAATGCTATATCGTGACTTCATAAAAGCATTTTATTTTAGGTTTATCAAAAATGAAAAATAG
- a CDS encoding glycosyltransferase — MKNRYNILLLSKYDNLGPSSRVRFFQYIKYLEENGLKITIQPLMPNSYIESIMSGKKFNKFKVFYYYFRRFIFLLFYQKKYDLIWLEKELFPYSPYVIEKFLLKKDYILDYDDAVFHLYDKNKSSLIRFFLSKKISKIMYSSKLVICGNQYLREYAEQAKAKNIITIPTVVSKKKYDIQELKENDNDNIIIGWIGSSTTEIYLKDIESVFSKLSKDFKIELHCIGAKNLKINNVNLKIIPWSDSTEVELLRKIDIGIMPLHFGHFEQGKCGYKLIQYMALSKPVIASPVGVNKMLVQNNINGFLANNLDEWYNFLTILLKDKEKRLAMGAEGKSLFLSSFTKEIYEDKLLNLFFNILNTNN, encoded by the coding sequence ATGAAAAATAGATATAATATTTTATTACTAAGTAAATACGATAATTTAGGACCAAGCTCTAGAGTTAGATTTTTTCAATATATTAAATATTTAGAAGAGAATGGCCTCAAAATTACAATACAGCCATTGATGCCTAATTCATATATTGAAAGTATTATGTCCGGAAAAAAATTTAATAAATTTAAAGTTTTTTACTACTATTTTAGAAGGTTTATATTCTTATTATTTTATCAAAAAAAATATGACTTAATATGGCTTGAGAAAGAATTATTTCCCTATAGCCCTTATGTTATAGAAAAATTTTTATTAAAAAAAGATTATATTTTAGATTATGACGATGCCGTTTTTCATTTATATGATAAAAATAAATCTTCTCTAATTAGATTTTTTTTATCCAAAAAAATCTCAAAAATCATGTATTCTTCAAAACTAGTTATTTGCGGTAATCAATACTTAAGAGAATACGCAGAACAAGCAAAAGCTAAAAATATTATTACTATACCTACTGTCGTTTCAAAGAAAAAATATGATATTCAAGAATTAAAAGAGAATGACAATGATAATATAATTATTGGTTGGATTGGTTCTTCTACAACAGAAATATATTTGAAAGACATTGAATCCGTTTTTTCTAAACTATCAAAGGATTTTAAAATTGAACTTCATTGTATAGGTGCAAAAAATTTAAAAATAAATAATGTCAATTTAAAAATTATTCCCTGGTCCGATAGCACAGAGGTAGAATTACTGAGGAAAATTGATATAGGAATAATGCCTTTACATTTTGGACACTTTGAACAAGGCAAATGCGGTTATAAGCTTATTCAATATATGGCTTTATCAAAACCTGTTATTGCATCTCCTGTTGGAGTTAATAAAATGTTAGTTCAAAATAATATCAATGGATTTTTAGCCAATAATTTAGATGAATGGTATAATTTTTTAACTATACTTCTAAAAGATAAAGAAAAAAGATTAGCCATGGGAGCTGAAGGAAAATCATTGTTTTTAAGTAGTTTTACAAAAGAAATTTATGAAGATAAATTATTAAATTTATTTTTTAATATTTTAAATACTAATAATTAA